From the Psychrobacter sp. P11F6 genome, the window GAAACCAACGACTGGGGTTTTTCAACAAACCCAGCGCGGCTGTCTGGCACAATTTCAATCAAGTTAATCTGGGTCGGCGTGATTTCAACAATACGGCCGTCATTTAGTCCAAGATAATCACCTACTTTCACACTCGCGACTGAACCATCAGGGCGTTGTACCAACGCATATCGCTGACCTTCAGGTGAAATTACGACACCACGAAAAATCAGTTGCGATAGCTCATATTGCTCAAGAGGTTCTTTCACTCTGGTAATGTCAGGACGCACACCATCGATGGAAGTGGTAGGACCTTGGACATTGACTAAACTCGGTGGTAAGAATGGACTGCGCTGTGCGCTGGCACTATAAACAAAGTCTTCTACTAGCTCAGCTTTGGGTGGTGGTTCAATAGGTTGAGCTGGCTGATTACGGATATCGGTCATAGATTGCTCTGCCATACCAATGCGATCCGCACACCCTGTTATGGACAATACAGCCATGCTTAAAACCAATAGCGTAGGCAGTTTTTGAATATTCATTAGTTGCCTCCTGCATTATCAGTGGTCGCAGCATCAGTGACAGCAACCGTTTCATCACCCTCAGGGTCAGCTTCTTTTGAACGATAGGTTTTGGTTTGTAATACCAAATTAAGCTCCGGTAAAACATCCAATGTCGGCTGCGGATTGCTGACCTCAAAATCATGCATAGTAATGATTCGTGGTAAGGCGGCAAGACCACTAATAAAGCTACCAAACTGATGATATTCGCCCAAAGCAGCAATGCGGATAGGTTGCTCAATAAAAAATTCGTTTTCAATCTCAGGCTCTACTGAAATGTCTTGAAAACGTATATTGCTGCCGACACCCGTCATGTTAATGCCCTCTACCAGCTCTGATACACGAGTATCTTTTGGTAGCTGATCGAGTAAGGTATTGAACTCAGCTTCCATTTGGACAACTTGCTCTTGGTAAGCTTTTAAATGACGCGCGCGTGATTCTTTTTCACGATAGCTATCAAGTAACGTTTGTTGCTGACTCTCAGCAGCATTGATCTCATCGATCTTACTACTAATCGGTAAAGCCCATGCCAACGCTGCGATGAGCGTAATGATAAGCCCTATTACCGTTACCTTTACAGGTAATGGCCAGCTGCCGTAGTTTTCAGAGTCTAACGATTCAAAACTGCGGCGAAACTCCTGTAAATCAAACTGTTGCTTTGGTTTCAAGGCTGTTTTTTTGGTTTTAATCAGGCTTTTTTTACGGTTAAGCTTCATAACTCACCTCCAGGTACAGTGGTACCGTCAGCACCTTCTACAGGAACGGCTGTTTCCGACTGTACTTTGGTCGTGATCACAAACTGTACATAACTGTCTTCAGGATAAATAGGACGCGGCTGTTCGCCAGCGGTGACCGTATTATTAAGCACTGGTGCAGATTCATAAGCACTGATATTTTGTTGGATATTACTAACGGCTGAATCACCCATCCATTTACTATCATCAAGATTACGAATCAAACTTGATACAATATTAGGATTATCAGCTCGACCTGTCAGCGTCAAAACATCGCCTTCACGTTTGAGATTATTCAAATAGAGTGCCGGCGGGATGGCTTTAGCAAGATCATCCCATAAACGAACAGGTACAGGACGTCGACCCTGCAAGTCTTGAATGACTTGCATACGTGAAATGATATCGTCACGGCGCTGCTCCAGACTATCAATTTCAGTCAAAGCCGTATCTAAGCGCGCATTTTCTTTTTCAATCAATGCGTTTGCATCAAGTTGTTCATCAAGCTCGTTGTTAAAGTAGCTCCATGAAGCAAAAGCAGCCAATAAAGTAAGCAAAGTCACTGCCACTACTAACGTGAGAAATTCTTTATTGCGACGCTCGCGCTCTTCTTGGCGCCAAGGTAATAGGTTAATACGAGCCATTAGTCGAAGCTCCTTAACGCAAGACCGCATGCAGCCATTAAGCTTGGTGCATCAATGGCCAGTTGCTCATTATCGATATTTGGTGCAATAGTCATATTGATAAAAGGGTTGGCAATACTAACAGTCACCCCAAGTTTTTGCTGTGCCATGCCAGCAAGACCAGCAATAGAGCTACTACCACCAGCAAGAACCACATGATCGATACTACTGTATTGGCTTGAAGAGAAGTAAAATTGCAACGAACGAGTAATTTGTTGAATGGTATTCTCAATAAAAGGCGTCAATACATCAAGGTAGTAGTCATCTGGTAAGGTACGCTCACGCTTGCTGATAGCCGCTTCTTCAGCAGATAGTCCATAACGATTTTGTATCGCTTCTGTCAACTGAACACCACCAAATAGTTGTTCACGGCTATAGATAAACTCACCGTTCTTAGCGATATATAAAGTCGTTTGATTATGACCAATATCTATCAAAGCCAATAATTCTGGGGCATTTGGTAAGTTATCTACCATGAGTCCGAAAGCACGCTCTATCGCATGGGATTCGATATCCATAACCTTCGTTTGAAGACCACCAAAGGTTAAAGCATCAACTCTTTGGTCAACATTCTCCGAGCGTGATGCGGCAAGTAAGACTTGCACCATACCATCACTTACTAAAGAAGGTCCTAAAACTTCAAAGTCTAAGTTGACGTCTTCTAATGGATAAGGTATGTATTGATCAGCATCTAAACGTATTTGAGCTTCGCGCTCAACATCGCTTAGCGCAGCATCCATATCAATAATTTTAGTAATCACTGCTGACCCTGATACGGCAGTTGCAGCATTACTACCAGCGACGTGACAGCGCTTAGCTAAGTTAGCAATGATATGACCGACCGCTTCGGTGTCTACAAGAAGTTTATCGACGACTATACCTTCTGGCAATCTTTCGATGCCATAAGATTTTAGATGAAACATGCCCTGTTGGCGCTCTATGTCAACCAACTTTACTGAAGTGGCACAGATATCAACACCAATCAAATGTCGACTTTTTGAAGTAAATAGCCTCACAAACTCTATACCTTATATTAAGTGTACAATCTGATAGTTATTTGTAATAATTCAGTACAATACTTTACTTAACAGATAGATTCAAGCATTTAAATAAGTTATTAAGGTCAACTTACACATTTATTATGACCTGCTGATTTTGTTCAAGGTATAATACATTACCTGTTGCAAATTTTAATTGATAAGTCTTCTTATGACCAAAAAAAATGCTACCGCCCGTCTCATTCACTTTTTGGTGGGGCTTGTTATCGCCTGCTTGGCATTGGCAGTTATCCTAGCACTTGCTGTGCCCATTGGTTTTTATGGGATGGCAATGTATTTATCGCCTACCCTACCTAGCATTCAAGAGATTAAAACAGCAAATTTAGAGATGCCATTACAGATATATAGTAGTGATGACAAACTTATTGGCCAATATGGTAACCGTTTGTCTTTACCAATTACTTTTGAAGATATTCCTGAAAATTTGACTCATGCTTTTTTAGCAGCAGAAGATGCGTCCTTTTTTCAGCACAGTGGTATTAGTATTAAGGGTCTTGGTCGCGCGGTGACAGAAGTAGTAACTGATGACGACAGCCAAACGGGTGGCTCTACCATTACTATGCAGGTTGCCAAGAACTACTTCTTAAGTCCAGAGCGCACCTTAAATCGTAAATTGGTCGAGCTATTTTTAGCACGTAAAATAGAAGATGAGCTCAGTAAAAATGATATCTTGACGCTTTATGTCAACAAAATCTATCTAGGCGAAGGCGCTTATGGTATCCGCGCCGCGGCCAAGAAGTACTATAGTAAATCCTTAGAAAACCTCACTATTGCTGAAACAGCAATGTTGGCAGGTCTGCCCAAAGCCCCTTCTAAATATAATCCTGTTGCCAATCCCAGTCGCGCGCTGACTCGCCGCAACTGGATCATTGGACGCATGCACGAGTTAGGCTATATCAGCAAAGCACAACGCGACGAAGCGATCAGCTCACCAGTAGGCATTAACCTCTATAAAGAGAAGCTCGACGTCAATATGCCGTATTTGGCAGAAATGACACGCTCTACATTGGTCAATCGCTATGGTGAGCAAGTGATGCATAGTGGATGGCGGGTACGCCTTACGGTTGATAGCAAAGCACAGACAGATGCGGAAGCGGCGGTACTGACCGGTTTGGTGGCTTACGAACATCGTCATGGTTGGCGCGGAGCTGAAGCAAATGATGAACCGCTAGAAAATTTCCGCCGCTATAGTAATATGACTCCCGCCAAAGTCACCAAAGTGAATGCTCGCAGTTTTGAGGCGACAATGCCCTCTGGTGAAAATGTGACCGTTGGTTGGTCTGGGATGAGCTGGGCACGCAAGTATATTTCTGCCAATCGTATCGGTTACTTTCCTGACAACGCCCGCCAAATTGTCAATAAAAACGATATCATTCGTTTGATACCGACCGCGAATGGTAATTGGCAGTTGGGACAAATTCCCAAACTACAAGGAAGTCTGGTCTCCTTGAATCCAGAAACTGGTGCTGTTAAGGCATTGGTCGGTGGCTTTGACTTTAATCACAGTAAATTTAATCGTGCTCTACAAGGCTGGCGTCAACCAGGCTCAACCATTAAACCACTTGTCTATACCGCTGCTCTAGAAAAAGGCTATCGCCCAGATAGCATTGTTTCGGATCGACCGATTCAAGTAGGTGATTGGAAACCGAAAAATTCTGATGGAAGATTTTTGGGAGATATTACTTTACGTCGTGCTCTATATCGGTCACGTAACTTAGTGTCTATTCGATTGCTACAGGCTGTGGGCATCTCTGATGTGCGCGACCTGTTAGATGAATTCGGTCTTGATAAAGAAAAGCTGCCGACGACTTTGTCGTTAGCGCTAGGCACAGGACAGGCTACACCATTACAGATGGCAACAGCTTATGCCACGTTTGCAAATGGCGGTCACCGTGTACAGCCGTATTTTATCGAACAAATTTATAATTATAATAATAACCTCCTCTTTCAGGCAAACCCACGCCAAGCGTGTGCCACCTGCTTCAATGAAAAACTTGAAGACCTCAATAGAAATCTCATCGAAGATTATAAGAAGTCAATTGAAAATGAAGACAGTGCTATCGATGATGAAGTGATGGTTAAAGAACAAAATTTAGAGAACAATGATGATATTGATAACATTGAACAAAGCGGTAAAGCGCTAAATCTAAAGGTTTATGATGCTAGTCCACAGGCCGATCGCTTAAAAGCACCAGCGGTTCAATATGCAGTGGCTAAGCAAGCACCTCGAATCTTACAACCCAGAGTCGCTTTTGAGATGGCAGATATCTTACGTGACGTCGTACAGCGTGGTACGGCAGTACGAGCCAAGGCTTTAGGTCGTGATGATATTGGTGGCAAGACCGGTACCACCAATGAAGCAAAAGACGCTTGGTTTGCAGGTTTTCATCCTACCAATGCAACTGTCGTGTGGATGGGTTTTGATCAACCATCAACCATGGGTCGTCGCGAATATGGTGGTGTGGCAGCCCTACCCGTTTGGATGGATTTTATGAAAGCCCAACTTAAAGACACGCCTCATCAATGGGTATCTATCAATAACCGCGCCAAATCGAAAAAGCAAACGCAAAGAATTATAGAAATGACTGATGATGGTATTCTGGCCGATGATGAAGATACGGATAGCAGCGAATCAGAGAAACCAATTAAGACGCAGACTCAACAGCGTAAATCACCACCAGCTGAGCCTGTTGAAGCACAAACTAGCTCTCAAGCAGCCAAACCTAGTAACAGTCGTAATAATGATAGCGTGCCGCAAAACCCTTTATCGGTAACACCTGTTGAGCGCATGCCACCGATACCAGAGTAGACAACCATTAATAATATAAACTTATGACGCAAAAAAAGGCTTATTTAGCACTCGCTAAATAAGCCTTTTTTATAATTAATACTTTGCTCAATACCACTCTATTAAAGGATAGTCATCAGTCAACTAGGACATGTCTTCATTTTAAAAATGGTGATAAAAATGAGATAAAATTTTAATAACTATTTTTAGAACTCAACCATACCAGCACGTAGTTGCTCAATCAGCTCTAAAAACTGCTGACGCCATTCTCGTATTGTCGTCTCATCTGGCAGCCATTGATTCGACAAGGTCACAACGTTAACAATAAGATCAGGCGAGGCAGTATTGCTTGGTGTTTGATCTACAATAGTATCTGGCGGCACGGCGTACAAACAACGCTGATACGCACGCTCTATATTGGCCAAAAAACCCTGCTGCTGTAACTGCTGTAACCGCTGAATCTCAGGCGATACTTGGGTACGCTCGCTCAATGCTTGCTCAATATCTGACAATGTTGGTGCGCTCATGTTTAAACTATAAAAATAACCTAGCTCTTGGGTGAATGCGAGAAAGGCACTGTATAGATGAAAAATAGCAGTTTCACAATGAGCTTGGTATAGCTGCTTATCATCGGTACTTCCCGCTGCTTGGCAGGATAGACGACAGAAATACAGTTTTTGATTGGTTCGATCTGCTTGATATTTGGCAACGCGGGTTTTACCTGCCATTTGCGACTTATCCTTATATGAAGTGTAAATTAGGGCATATTTTCCAGTGTACTATTTTTTTAGATAACAGTACCATGCATTTCTCACTTTATTGCACACACAAAAAAGCCAGCAACTTAGGCTGGCTTTTTATCAAATTAACAATAAATCAAAGACGCTTAATACTATTAATTATCCTGATTAAGCTCTTGTGCAAAGGCTTCATCAAAGCTTGCAAAGTCTTTACTATCCGTGCTCGCTGACATATCAAATGCTGCATTGTCAAACCCTGCTTTAAGATCTTTATCTAGCAATTTTTGCTCCGCTTTCTCTTTGCGTGCTTTATGATAAGCAAGACCCGTACCAGCAGGAATCAAGCGACCAACAACGACGTTTTCTTTCAGACCACGTAGCTCATCCACTTTACCAGTCACGGCAGCCGCAGTTAGTACACGGGTCGTCTCCTGGAACGATGCTGCTGAAATAAAGCTTTCTGTTGCCAGACTTGCTTTGGTGATACCTAGTAATTGACGCTCGAACTGTACTGGGAATTTATCTTCCGCTTCCAGCTTCGCATTCAATGCTTTGATATCAGAGTACTCTGCTTGATCCCCTTTGAAGTGGTTTGAATCGCCGCCATCGGTAATCTCAACTTTGCGCAGCATCTGACGAATAATCACTTCGATGTGTTTATCGTTGATTTTTACACCCTGCAAGCGATAAACGTCCTGTACTTCGTTAACGATGTAATCAGCAAGTGCAGTCTGACCTTTCAAACGTAAGATATCATGTGGATTCTGTGGACCATCAGCGATTACTTCACCACGTGCTACCGTTTCGTTTTCAAAGACGTTGATTTGACGCCATTTCGGGATTAGCTCTTCATGAATCTCACCATCTTCATTGGTGATAATGAAGCGGTTTTTACCTTTAGTCTCTTTACCAAAGCTAACCACACCTGACATTTCTGCCATGATGGCATGATCTTTTGGACGACGTGCTTCAAACAAATCAGCAACACGCGGTAGACCACCGGTAATATCTTTAGTACCTGAAGAGGCTTGTGGTACACGACCCAAAATCGAACCGGCTGCTACTTTTTCACCATCGCTGACGCGAATGATGGTTTCAGCTGGTAAGAAGTAAACCACTTCTTTACCTTCATCAGTGTTCAAGATAATCGCAGGACGTAAGTCTTTTGCTGAACTTGAACGGTCACGAGTAGCAAGAATCTCAAATGAGCTCATACCCGTCGCATCATCAACTTTTACGGTAGCAGTTAAGCCATCCGTGATCTCACTGAAGCGTGCAGTACCAGCAAATTCTGTGATAATAGGATGCGTGTGCGGATCCCATTTAGCGATGGTTTGACCAGCATCAACCTGATCTTCGTGTTTCACAAGCACGCTAGAACCATAAGGCACTTTATAACGTTCACGCTCACGACCAAGCTCATCGGTCAAGGCGATTTCAGCTGAACGCGATACGATGACTAAATGACCATCGGTATGTTGAACCGTTTTCATGTTTTCGAAATGCGCTTGACCAGCACTACGAACTGAGATGCTGTTATCCACTGATGCTGAGCTTGCTGCCCCGCCCACGTGGAATGTACGCATCGTTAACTGAGTACCTGGTTCACCGATAGACTGTGCCGCCATAACACCGACTGATTCGCCGATATTCACTTTATGACCACGAGCCAAATCACGACCATAACACTGTGAACAAACACCATGCTCAACATTACAAGTAATAACTGAGCGTACCCAGATGTCATCGATCGCATTGTTATCAAGCACGTTTACCCAATGCTCATCGATCAAAGTACCTGCTGGAATCAATACCTTATCGGCATCATCGTTATAAGTCACATCACGAGCCGTCACACGACCTAGTACTAGCTCGCCTAACTTCTCAATGATTTCACCACCTTGAATATGTGGTTTCATGAGCAAGCCTTGCTCAGTACCACAGTCATCACTGGTAATAACCAAATCTTGTGCCACATCAACCAAACGACGCGTCAAGTAACCTGAGTTAGCCGTTTTCAGTGCCGTATCCGCAAGACCTTTACGTGCACCATGCGTTGAAATAAAGTACTGAAGTACGGTCAAGCCTTCACGGAAGTTTGCTTTAATTGGCGTTTCGATGATTGAACCATCTGGCTTAGCCATCAAACCACGCATACCAGCCAACTGACGAATCTGAGCCGCACTACCACGAGCACCAGAATCTGACATAATAAAGATAGAGTTGAATGACTTCTGTTCTTCTTCTTCACCTTTGGCGTTCATGATTTTATCTGTCGCCAA encodes:
- a CDS encoding pilus assembly protein PilP, yielding MNIQKLPTLLVLSMAVLSITGCADRIGMAEQSMTDIRNQPAQPIEPPPKAELVEDFVYSASAQRSPFLPPSLVNVQGPTTSIDGVRPDITRVKEPLEQYELSQLIFRGVVISPEGQRYALVQRPDGSVASVKVGDYLGLNDGRIVEITPTQINLIEIVPDSRAGFVEKPQSLVSPIS
- a CDS encoding type 4a pilus biogenesis protein PilO produces the protein MKLNRKKSLIKTKKTALKPKQQFDLQEFRRSFESLDSENYGSWPLPVKVTVIGLIITLIAALAWALPISSKIDEINAAESQQQTLLDSYREKESRARHLKAYQEQVVQMEAEFNTLLDQLPKDTRVSELVEGINMTGVGSNIRFQDISVEPEIENEFFIEQPIRIAALGEYHQFGSFISGLAALPRIITMHDFEVSNPQPTLDVLPELNLVLQTKTYRSKEADPEGDETVAVTDAATTDNAGGN
- a CDS encoding PilN domain-containing protein; its protein translation is MARINLLPWRQEERERRNKEFLTLVVAVTLLTLLAAFASWSYFNNELDEQLDANALIEKENARLDTALTEIDSLEQRRDDIISRMQVIQDLQGRRPVPVRLWDDLAKAIPPALYLNNLKREGDVLTLTGRADNPNIVSSLIRNLDDSKWMGDSAVSNIQQNISAYESAPVLNNTVTAGEQPRPIYPEDSYVQFVITTKVQSETAVPVEGADGTTVPGGEL
- a CDS encoding pilus assembly protein PilM, with protein sequence MRLFTSKSRHLIGVDICATSVKLVDIERQQGMFHLKSYGIERLPEGIVVDKLLVDTEAVGHIIANLAKRCHVAGSNAATAVSGSAVITKIIDMDAALSDVEREAQIRLDADQYIPYPLEDVNLDFEVLGPSLVSDGMVQVLLAASRSENVDQRVDALTFGGLQTKVMDIESHAIERAFGLMVDNLPNAPELLALIDIGHNQTTLYIAKNGEFIYSREQLFGGVQLTEAIQNRYGLSAEEAAISKRERTLPDDYYLDVLTPFIENTIQQITRSLQFYFSSSQYSSIDHVVLAGGSSSIAGLAGMAQQKLGVTVSIANPFINMTIAPNIDNEQLAIDAPSLMAACGLALRSFD
- a CDS encoding penicillin-binding protein 1A, with product MTKKNATARLIHFLVGLVIACLALAVILALAVPIGFYGMAMYLSPTLPSIQEIKTANLEMPLQIYSSDDKLIGQYGNRLSLPITFEDIPENLTHAFLAAEDASFFQHSGISIKGLGRAVTEVVTDDDSQTGGSTITMQVAKNYFLSPERTLNRKLVELFLARKIEDELSKNDILTLYVNKIYLGEGAYGIRAAAKKYYSKSLENLTIAETAMLAGLPKAPSKYNPVANPSRALTRRNWIIGRMHELGYISKAQRDEAISSPVGINLYKEKLDVNMPYLAEMTRSTLVNRYGEQVMHSGWRVRLTVDSKAQTDAEAAVLTGLVAYEHRHGWRGAEANDEPLENFRRYSNMTPAKVTKVNARSFEATMPSGENVTVGWSGMSWARKYISANRIGYFPDNARQIVNKNDIIRLIPTANGNWQLGQIPKLQGSLVSLNPETGAVKALVGGFDFNHSKFNRALQGWRQPGSTIKPLVYTAALEKGYRPDSIVSDRPIQVGDWKPKNSDGRFLGDITLRRALYRSRNLVSIRLLQAVGISDVRDLLDEFGLDKEKLPTTLSLALGTGQATPLQMATAYATFANGGHRVQPYFIEQIYNYNNNLLFQANPRQACATCFNEKLEDLNRNLIEDYKKSIENEDSAIDDEVMVKEQNLENNDDIDNIEQSGKALNLKVYDASPQADRLKAPAVQYAVAKQAPRILQPRVAFEMADILRDVVQRGTAVRAKALGRDDIGGKTGTTNEAKDAWFAGFHPTNATVVWMGFDQPSTMGRREYGGVAALPVWMDFMKAQLKDTPHQWVSINNRAKSKKQTQRIIEMTDDGILADDEDTDSSESEKPIKTQTQQRKSPPAEPVEAQTSSQAAKPSNSRNNDSVPQNPLSVTPVERMPPIPE
- a CDS encoding DUF6586 family protein — translated: MAGKTRVAKYQADRTNQKLYFCRLSCQAAGSTDDKQLYQAHCETAIFHLYSAFLAFTQELGYFYSLNMSAPTLSDIEQALSERTQVSPEIQRLQQLQQQGFLANIERAYQRCLYAVPPDTIVDQTPSNTASPDLIVNVVTLSNQWLPDETTIREWRQQFLELIEQLRAGMVEF
- the rpoC gene encoding DNA-directed RNA polymerase subunit beta' — encoded protein: MKDLLDIMQSPTGNGNQEFDSIQITLASPDVIKSWSHGEVKKPETINYRTFKPERDGLFCAKIFGPVKDFECLCGKYKRRKFQGVICEKCGVEVTTAKVRRDRMGHIDLASPVAHIWFLKSLPSRIGLLLDMTLRDIERVLYFESYIVTEPGLTSLEKYQLLDDEDYYKALEEFGDEFTAKMGAEAVQDLLKDIDLDLEIDDLREAIPQTGSETKLKKMSKRLKLLEAFRDSNNKPEWMVMNILPVLPPDLRPLVPLEGGRFATSDLNDLYRRVINRNNRLKRLLELSAPDIIVRNEKRMLQESVDALLDNGRRGRAITGSNKRPLKSLADMIKGKQGRFRQNLLGKRVDYSGRSVIVVGPTLRLHQCGLPKKMALELFKPFTYNKLLSHGLATTIKAAKKMVEREEPQVWDMLAMVIREHPVLLNRAPTLHRLGLQAFEPVLIEGKAIQLHPLVCTAFNADFDGDQMAVHVPLTLEAQLESRALMMSTNNILSPANGDPIIVPSQDVVLGLYYISRSSINAKGEGMIFATVNEALRAIGSNDLHVNAKIKVRVTETHIDEDGNETKEISLKETVAGRLLIWNIMPKGMSFDECNQEMTKKNISRLINSCYRKVGVKESVMFADQLMYLGFAQATLSGVSIGIDDMVIPPLKKQIIEVAEGEVREIEDQFEQGFVTAGERYNKVVDIWSRTNDKVAKAMMDNLATDKIMNAKGEEEEQKSFNSIFIMSDSGARGSAAQIRQLAGMRGLMAKPDGSIIETPIKANFREGLTVLQYFISTHGARKGLADTALKTANSGYLTRRLVDVAQDLVITSDDCGTEQGLLMKPHIQGGEIIEKLGELVLGRVTARDVTYNDDADKVLIPAGTLIDEHWVNVLDNNAIDDIWVRSVITCNVEHGVCSQCYGRDLARGHKVNIGESVGVMAAQSIGEPGTQLTMRTFHVGGAASSASVDNSISVRSAGQAHFENMKTVQHTDGHLVIVSRSAEIALTDELGRERERYKVPYGSSVLVKHEDQVDAGQTIAKWDPHTHPIITEFAGTARFSEITDGLTATVKVDDATGMSSFEILATRDRSSSAKDLRPAIILNTDEGKEVVYFLPAETIIRVSDGEKVAAGSILGRVPQASSGTKDITGGLPRVADLFEARRPKDHAIMAEMSGVVSFGKETKGKNRFIITNEDGEIHEELIPKWRQINVFENETVARGEVIADGPQNPHDILRLKGQTALADYIVNEVQDVYRLQGVKINDKHIEVIIRQMLRKVEITDGGDSNHFKGDQAEYSDIKALNAKLEAEDKFPVQFERQLLGITKASLATESFISAASFQETTRVLTAAAVTGKVDELRGLKENVVVGRLIPAGTGLAYHKARKEKAEQKLLDKDLKAGFDNAAFDMSASTDSKDFASFDEAFAQELNQDN